The genomic segment CTTATCGGCCGCCTTCATTTCGGCATAGGTCATGTAGCTGCCGTCGGGCTTCGCCATGGCCTTGACCAGCTCCTCGCAGGCCACGCGAATGGCGTTGCCGGTGACCACCTGCTGGCGGGAACCGCCGGAGGGGCCGGAGTTGGGTGTTTTGGCCGTGTTTGGCCAGGTGAAGTGGATCTTTTCCGGCGGCACGCCCATCTTGTGCAGGGTCTCGTGAGCCGTGCACACGCAGCCGATGTCCGCGCCCTGGCCGTGATCCTCCCAGGCGGTGTGAATGGTGAAGGTGTCGTCCGGATTCACCTCGGCCCAGGCCTCGGAGGAGTCCGGGCCATCCAGGCCGCAGCCGTAAATGCCCAGGGACACGCCTACACCTTTCTTCAGGGTGTCCGTGGACTCCTTCTTGGCCTTTTCCAGTGCCGCCTGGTAATTGGGACGAATCTTGTCGATCAGGTCCGGCAGGGGGAAGACTTCCGGCTCCTGTCCGGTTGGCGTGGTAGCACCGGGGCGGTAGCAGTTCTTGTAGCGCAACTCCAGGGGGTCCATGCCAAGTTTTTCGGCCAGCATGTCCATCAGGGACTCGGATGAGTAGAAGCTCTGGGGGGACCCGTAAGCCCGGAAGGCCGAGCCCCAGGCATGGTTGGTGCAAACCGTGCGCCCGTTACCGCGGATGTTCGGGATGTTGTAACCCGCTCCGATGAACTGGGTGCCGCGCATGGTCAGCAGGTCGCCGAACTCGGAATACGGGCCGTGGTCCACGGACCAGTCGGATTCCATGGCCTTCAGCTCTCCGTCCTTGGTGGCCGCGAACTTCAGGTTGATCCAGAACGGCGAGCGCTTTCCGGTGTATTGCTGCTGCTTGTAGTTGTAGCGCAGGAAAACCGGACGTCCGGTGGCCAGAGCGGCCACTCCAACCAGGGCTTCCATGGTTGGGCTGAACTTGTATCCGAATGTGCCGCCCATGGGGTTGGCCACCACGGCCAGTTGATCCGGCTCCAAACCCAGGCCCGGGGCGATCATGTACAGGTGCAGGTGCACGCCGATGGATTTGGAATGGATGTACAGCTTGCCGTCGTCGCCCATGTAGGCAAAGCCGACGTCCGGCTCGATGGGCATGTGCGGCTGGCGCTGCAGGTAGAAGTCGCCCTCCACGGTGACCATGTTCGGGTCGCTAAAGATGGGCGCGGTTTCCCCGCCCTTCACCAATTGGGTTTCGTAGTAGATGTTGGGGGTGCCGGGATGGATCTCGATGGCGTCCTCGGCCATGGCTTCCGGTGCGCTGAGGTAGGCCGGCAGGACTTCCAGGTCCACCTTGACCTTGGCCGCGGCGGCCCGGGCATTGGCCTCGGTGTCCGCGCAGACGATGGCGACGGCGTCGCCGTACTGGAAGACCTTCTCGTCGCAGAGGATCGGCCGATCCCATCCGTCGCCCTTGTTGGTGGGGAAGGTGATCAGGCCGGTGATCCGGTTCTTGCCCTTGACGTCCTTGTGGGTCAGCACGCTGTGTACGCCGGGCATTTTCAGGGCCTCGGAGGCGTCGATGCCCTTGATATTGGCATGGGAGACCTCGGCCTGGACCAGGGCCAGGTGCAGGGCGTTGTCCGGCAGTTTCATGCCCAGATCCGCGCCGTAGTCCAGGGTTCCGGTGACCTTGCCCAGGGCCGTGGGCCGGGGCAGGGAACTGCCCAGGGCGCTCTGACCGGCGGGCAGCTTGAATTCCAGCTCCTCGGGCTTCATTTCGCCGCGCAGCACCTTGGCCGCGTCCATCACCGCGTCCACCAGCGGAACGTAACCGGTGCAGCGGCAGGCGTTGCGATGCTTCTGGAACCAGTCGCGGACGTCTTCCCGGCTGGGGTTCTGATTCTGGTCCAGCAATCCCTTGGCCGAGACGATGAACCCCGGCGAGCAGAACCCGCACTGGGCCCCGCCATGAACCATCCAGGCCTGCTGCAGCGGATGCAGGTTGCCCGGCTGCCCCACGCCTTCGATGGTTTCGACCTTGGCCCCGTCTTCCACGCGCTTCATCTTGGTCACGCAGGACCGGATGACCTTGCCGTTCATGATCACGCTGCACGCGCCGCACTGGCCCTCGCCGCAGCCGACCTTGGTCCCGGTCAGGCCCATCTGCCCGCGCAGCACGTCGGCCAGGGTCGCGTCCCCGTCCACGACGATGTTGCGCTCAACTCCGTTCACGAAAAACCGTTTCTGAATCATGCCCATCTC from the Desulfonatronum thioautotrophicum genome contains:
- a CDS encoding molybdopterin-dependent aldehyde oxidoreductase, coding for MIQKRFFVNGVERNIVVDGDATLADVLRGQMGLTGTKVGCGEGQCGACSVIMNGKVIRSCVTKMKRVEDGAKVETIEGVGQPGNLHPLQQAWMVHGGAQCGFCSPGFIVSAKGLLDQNQNPSREDVRDWFQKHRNACRCTGYVPLVDAVMDAAKVLRGEMKPEELEFKLPAGQSALGSSLPRPTALGKVTGTLDYGADLGMKLPDNALHLALVQAEVSHANIKGIDASEALKMPGVHSVLTHKDVKGKNRITGLITFPTNKGDGWDRPILCDEKVFQYGDAVAIVCADTEANARAAAAKVKVDLEVLPAYLSAPEAMAEDAIEIHPGTPNIYYETQLVKGGETAPIFSDPNMVTVEGDFYLQRQPHMPIEPDVGFAYMGDDGKLYIHSKSIGVHLHLYMIAPGLGLEPDQLAVVANPMGGTFGYKFSPTMEALVGVAALATGRPVFLRYNYKQQQYTGKRSPFWINLKFAATKDGELKAMESDWSVDHGPYSEFGDLLTMRGTQFIGAGYNIPNIRGNGRTVCTNHAWGSAFRAYGSPQSFYSSESLMDMLAEKLGMDPLELRYKNCYRPGATTPTGQEPEVFPLPDLIDKIRPNYQAALEKAKKESTDTLKKGVGVSLGIYGCGLDGPDSSEAWAEVNPDDTFTIHTAWEDHGQGADIGCVCTAHETLHKMGVPPEKIHFTWPNTAKTPNSGPSGGSRQQVVTGNAIRVACEELVKAMAKPDGSYMTYAEMKAADKPTKYEGKWSVPDAKDCDPATGQGAPFRVYMYGVFMSEVTVDTTTGETKVDKMTLAGDVGKIVNKLAVDGQMWGGMAQGIGLALTEDFEDIQKHASMVGAGFPYIKAVPDELELMYIESPRPEGPHGAAGVGELPLTSPHASIINAINNACGVRITHLPARPEKVLAKLQCHPGWTRPC